One region of Dryobates pubescens isolate bDryPub1 chromosome 20, bDryPub1.pri, whole genome shotgun sequence genomic DNA includes:
- the FAAP100 gene encoding Fanconi anemia core complex-associated protein 100: MSRLLPILLLAALGCAAKLRRQPAAWDDRVDAQRAPATGCANLTLVLDNWKFAITSQMRNLLLFDHQTVLPDYGRLAPRPPGTMAHVGHRVDYLAGFCCPVGGLVAGKPRVLCHENEIYLSNGSEFVYVYDQEGKVLKAVYRCPDQVWHVELLPQPRQLYILCAHSGIYCVSLDQQSRLMEQTDGDGQESNCPSGVFPVDSDACIFPDSSLSMFTLLNNFVITLSQAHGKWWMKLHELPRPEQESPPYRQISEVGFCPGPQPGDDGDGPPSCFLPVLCCASSPGTAGTEEGLWCSGGFVLEEPLFSLLFGIDAAMLESPMILCGFPDGQLCSVPLKALSSSPAVDGCHDVSNPDPPVKILHHLEEPIVFIGALRTERRAAEDAEDEQLFGDAGCDCVVAVGHYGKMVAVKADQREEATVPELREYYLRGPILCAACGSGSRMYYSTHSDISAVDLDWGGDSSDPEDAESCTGVLPPVLSPASLSICSVVALSLSSRASEGESELLALSAKGRLMSCGLCSPEDTDVELTPAEAGRRIKELLSGIGNTSERVSFLKKAVDQKNRALASLNQVMNVSAALLSSHEGQKPIACTVTANWSCLLLQDTVTISCLLENCSEYSLEEGWTLCVQLLAGPCALEEDSVDSATTFTFPIDQLLPGNKRELTLPLGSSADTKLDLPLTISCALYYSLRDILGSGSDSSEALDDLLPDDSPILSPDREGICLPLSECTIDMLQCLRFESSPPGPDASPQAAAPPAPPDPVETFLQVSREQTETEEGKAPGEGNLPPSAASIRVSSELLKNALKNSSSDVPLSCATLHWLLAENPGAQELSIGEVASVHGTAPDGGEVQLLVREVAMDDLSPAGPIQAVEILMESPSLAHVCRMHHAVIRRIQTLVLEQAAQGSGPPDLRMQYLRQIQANHEMLLKEAQTLRDQPALSEEGPATAEKLLNIYRQLRNPSLVLL, translated from the exons ATGTCACGGCTTCTCCCCATCCTGCTCCTTGCGGCTTTGGGCTGCGCTGCCAAGCTGAGGAGGCAGCCAGCGGCGTGGGACGACAGAGTGGACG CCCAGAGGGCACCGGCAACGGGCTGTGCCAACCTGACGCTGGTTCTGGACAACTGGAAGTTCGCCATTACTTCCCAGATGAGAAATCTGCTGCTCTTTGACCACCAAACTGTGCTGCCTGACTACGGGAG GCTGGCACCGCGCCCTCCTGGCACCATGGCACATGTGGGGCACCGGGTGGATTACCTGGCCGGCTTCTGCTGCCCGGTCGGGGGGCTGGTGGCGGGCAAGCCCCGGGTGCTGTGCCACGAGAACGAGATCTACCTCTCCAACGGCAGCGAGTTTGTCTACGTGTACGACCAGGAGGGGAAGGTGCTGAag GCTGTGTACCGATGCCCTGACCAGGTGTGGCATGTGGAGCTGTtgccccagccccggcagctGTACATCCTCTGTGCCCACAGTGGCATTTACTGTGTCTCCCTGGACCAGCAGAGCAG GTTAATGGAGCAGACGGATGGCGACGGCCAAGAAAGCAATTGCCCATCCGGCGTCTTCCCCGTGGACTCGGATGCCTGCATCTTCCCAGactccagcctgtccatgtTCACTCTGCTCAACAACTTTGTCATCACCCTGTCCCAGGCCCACGGCAAATGGTGGATGAAGCTTCATGAGCTTCCTCGCCCCGAGCAGGAGAGTCCTCCGTACCGGCAGATCAGTGAGGTGGGCTtctgccctggccctcagcctgGGGATGATGGGGACGGGCCACCTTCCTGCTTCCTGCCTGTCCTCTGCTgcgcctcctccccaggcactgcagggaccgaggaggggctgtggtgctCAGGCGGCTTTGTGCTGGAAGAGCCTCTCTTCAGCCTGCTCTTTGGGATCGATGCTGCCATGCTGGAGTCTCCTATGATCCTCTGCGGCTTCCCAGATGGACAGCTCTGCTCCGTGCCACTGAAAGCCCTCAGCTCTTCGCCAGCCGTCGATGGCTGCCACGACGTTTCAAACCCAGACCCTCCCGTGAAGATCCTCCATCACCTGGAGGAGCCGATCGTCTTCATTGGGGCCTTGAGAACAGAGCGGAGGGCGGCGGAAGATGCCGAGGACGAGCAGCTCTTTGGAGACGCTGGCTGTGATTGCGTGGTGGCCGTGGGCCACTACGGGAAGATGGTGGCCGTCAAGGCAGACCAGAGGGAGGAGGCCACGGTGCCAGAGCTCAGGGAGTACTACTTGCGTGGGCCCATCCTTTGCGCGGCCTGCGGCAGCGGCAGCCGCATGTACTACAGCACGCACTCGGACATCTCCGCTGTCGACCTGGACTGGGGCGGAGACTCCTCCGACCCCGAGGATGCCGAGAGCTGCACTGGCGTCCTGCCTCCCGTCCTCTCCCCGGCCAGTTTAAGTATCTGTAGCGTTGTGGCTCTTTCCTTGTCTTCTCGGGCGTCAGAAG GTGAATCAGAGCTGCTGGCCTTGTCAGCCAAAGGCCGCCTCATGTCCTGTGGCTTATGCAGCCCCGAGGACACCGACGTGGAGCTGACGCCTGCCGAGGCTGGCCGGAGGATTAAGGAGCTGCTGTCTGGGATAGGGAACACCTCGGAGAG AGTTTCCTTCCTGAAGAAGGCGGTGGACCAGAAGAAccgagccctggccagcctgaaccAGGTGATGAATGTGAGTGCAGCTTTGCTGTCCAGCCATGAGGGCCAGAAGCCCATCGCTTGCACTGTCACTGCCAACTggagctgccttctcctccaaGATACTGTCACCATCTCCTGTCTGCTGGAGAACTGCAGCGAGTAcagcctggaggagggctgGACCCTCTGTGTTCAGCTCCTGGCCGGCCCCTGTGCCTTAGAGGAGGACTCTGTGGATTCCGCCACCACTTTCACCTTCCCCATTGACCAGCTTCTCCCTGGGAACAAGAGGGAGCTAACACTGCCCCTCGGCTcctctgcagacaccaagctGGACCTGCCTCTGACCATTTCCTGTGCCCTCTACTACAGTTTAAGAGATATTCTGGGCAGTGGCTCCGACTCCTCCGAGGCCCTGGATGATCTCCTGCCTGACGACTCACCCATCCTGTccccagacagagaggggatCTGCCTGCCCCTCAGCGAATGCACCATTGACATGCTCCAGTGCCTCCGTTTTGAGAGCAGCCCCCCTGGGCCAGATGCTtcaccacaggcagctgctccccccGCTCCCCCAGACCCTGTGGAGACCTTTCTCCAAGTGTCCCGGGAGCAGACTGAGACTGAGGAGGGAAAAGCCCCCGGGGAGGGGAACCTGCCACCCTCGGCAGCGTCCATCAGGGTGTCCTCGGAGCTGCTGAAGAACGCGCTGAAAAACTCCAGCTCAG ATGTCCCGCTGAGCTGTGCCACGCTgcactggctgctggctgagaaccctggggctcAGGAGCTGAGCATTGGGGAGGTGGCATCGGTGCATGGCACGGCACCGGACGGAGGCGaggttcagctgcttgtccgaGAG GTGGCCATGGATGACCTTAGCCCTGCAggccccatccaggctgtggAGATCCTGATGGagagcccttccctggcccacGTGTGCAGGATGCACCACGCTGTCATCCGCCGCATCCAG acactggtgctggagcaggcagcgcAGGGCTCAGGACCCCCTGATCTCCGCATGCAGTACCTGCGCCAGATCCAGGCCAACCATGAG ATGCTGCTGAAGGAGGCACAGACCCTGCGTGACCAGCCGGCCCTCAGCGAGGAGGGACCTGCCACAGCCGAGAAGCTCCTGAACATCTACAGGCAGTTGCGCAACCCCAGCCTGgttctgctgtga